A region from the Salvia splendens isolate huo1 chromosome 15, SspV2, whole genome shotgun sequence genome encodes:
- the LOC121767038 gene encoding sucrose nonfermenting 4-like protein, producing MINLLHLASLSGILKCICRFFRHSPGSLPVLQLPICSIPLGTWVPKTGEPNRRPLAMLRPSASLGAALNFLIQAQVSSIPIVDDNDSLLDVYSRSDITSLARDKIYTHINLEETTIHQLHGVSVIVPVPRHSRNCSFYALQY from the exons ATGAT TAATCTATTACACCTTGCTTCACTTTCCGGGATACTAAAAT GTATATGCCGGTTTTTCAGGCATTCGCCTGGTTCATTGCCAGTACTTCAATTGCCAATTTGTTCAATTCCTTTGGGCACTTGGGTTCCTAAGACTGGAGAGCCAAATCGCAGGCCATTGGCAATGTTAAGACCCAGTGCCTCTCTTGGTGCTGCATTAAATTTCTTAATTCAAG CACAAGTTAGTTCAATCCCTATCGTTGATGATAATGACTCTTTATTGGATGTATATTCTCGAAG TGACATAACTAGTTTGGCCAGAGACAAAATCTACACAC ACATTAATCTCGAAGAAACTACTATTCATCAG TTGCACGGTGTCAGTGTGATAGTCCCAGTGCCACGCCACAGTAGAAATTGCAGTTTTTAT GCATTGCAGTACTGA